From Brassica napus cultivar Da-Ae unplaced genomic scaffold, Da-Ae ScsIHWf_154;HRSCAF=282, whole genome shotgun sequence, the proteins below share one genomic window:
- the LOC106431026 gene encoding peptide methionine sulfoxide reductase A2-like: MVHLSRVISSHNHSYKDVCTNTTNHAEVVRVQYDPNECTFETLLYLFWSRHDPTTLNRQGKLVGAQYGSGIYFYTPEQEKLARESLETQQKKLEKKIVTEILPAKKFYKAEEYHQHCLSKGGKSGHAQSPAKSCKDPISCFG, from the exons ATGGTTCATCTCTCACGGGTTATTAGCTCTCACAATCATTCTTACAAGGATGTCTGCACCAACACAACGAACCATGCAGAGGTTGTAAGGGTTCAGTATGATCCTAATGAGTGCACCTTTGAGACGCTTCTATATTTGTTCTGGTCTAGGCATGATCCCACCACCTTGAATCGTCAG GGAAAACTTGTGGGAGCTCAATACGGGTCAGGTATATACTTCTACACACCAGAGCAAGAGAAGCTAGCACGAGAATCTCTAGAGACTCAGCAGAAGAAACTGGAGAAGAAGATTGTGACTGAGATATTACCGGCCAAGAAATTCTATAAAGCTGAGGAATACCATCAGCATTGCCTCTCCAAAGGTGGAAAGAGTGGCCATGCACAGTCCCCTGCAAAGAGCTGCAAAGACCCTATCAGCTGCTTTGGCTGA